Proteins from a genomic interval of Diceros bicornis minor isolate mBicDic1 chromosome 34, mDicBic1.mat.cur, whole genome shotgun sequence:
- the SERTAD3 gene encoding SERTA domain-containing protein 3, with protein MVGGLKRKRSDLEEDEKWDWGPAGLRSYQQALLRISLDKVQRSLGPRAPSLRRHVLIQNTLQQLQAALCLAPAPALPPEPLFLGEEDFSLSATIGSILRELETSMDETETPQNPVAPVSPQNEVLPQPDPVFLEALSSQYLGDSGLDDFFLDIDTSTVEKEPALAAPEPPHSLFCAPGSWEWNELDHIMEIILGS; from the coding sequence ATGGTAGGAGGCTTAAAGAGGAAACGCTCAGATTTGGAGGAGGATGAGAAGTGGGACTGGGGTCCGGCAGGCCTCCGGAGCTACCAGCAAGCCCTGCTCCGCATCTCCCTAGACAAGGTCCAGAGAAGCCTGGGCCCCCGAGCACCCAGCCTCCGCAGGCATGTCCTCATCCAGAACACGCTCCAGCAGCTCCAGGCCGCGCTGTGCCTGGCTCCGGCACCAGCTCTGCCCCCTGAGCCCCTCTTCCTGGGTGAGGAGGACTTCTCCCTGTCAGCCACCATCGGCTCTATTCTCAGGGAGCTGGAGACCTCCATGGACGAGACGGAGACCCCTCAGAATCCAGTGGCTCCCGTGAGCCCCCAGAATGAAGTGCTACCCCAGCCGGATCCAGTCTTCTTAGAAGCTCTAAGCTCCCAGTACCTGGGGGACTCTGGTCTGGATGACTTCTTTCTGGACATCGACACGTCcacagtggagaaggagccagCACTGGCCGCACCGGAGCCTCCTCACAGCCTCTTCTGTGCCCCCGGGTCCTGGGAGTGGAATGAACTAGATCACATCATGGAAATTATTCTGGGCTCCTAA
- the SERTAD1 gene encoding SERTA domain-containing protein 1 yields MMLSKGLKRKREEEEEEKEALAVDAWWLDPSHPAVAQAPPAVASSSLFDLSVLKLRHSLRQSEPDLRHLVLVVNTLRRIQASMAPTAALPPVPSPPAAPGVADPLLASSDAALSASMASLLEDLSHIEGLSQAPQPLADEGPPGRPTGGAPPGLGALDLLGPATGCLLDDGLEGLFEDIDTSMYDSELWAPTSEGLKPGPEGGPGKEEAPELDEAELDYLMDVLVGTQALERPPGPGR; encoded by the coding sequence ATGATGCTGAGCAAGGGCCTGAAACGCAaacgggaggaggaggaggaggagaaggaagccctGGCAGTGGACGCCTGGTGGCTGGATCCCAGCCACCCAGCAGTGGCCCAGGCACCCCCGGCCGTGGCCTCTAGTTCCCTCTTTGACCTTTCGGTGCTGAAGCTCCGCCACAGCCTGCGGCAGAGCGAGCCGGACCTGCGGCACCTGGTGCTGGTCGTGAACACGCTGCGGCGCATCCAGGCGTCCATGGCACCCACAGCCGCCCTGCCACCTGTGCCCAGCCCCCCCGCAGCCCCCGGCGTGGCTGACCCCCTGCTGGCCAGCTCAGACGCTGCCCTCTCAGCCTCCATGGCCAGCCTCCTAGAGGACCTCAGCCATATCGAGGGCCTGAGCCaggccccccagcccctggcggaCGAGGGGCCACCGGGCCGCCCCACTGGGGGAGCCCCACCTGGCCTGGGGGCCTTGGACCTGCTGGGCCCAGCCACTGGCTGTCTGCTGGACGATGGGCTCGAGGGCCTGTTTGAGGACATCGATACCTCCATGTACGACAGCGAACTCTGGGCGCCAACCTCTGAGGGCCTTAAACCTGGCCCTGAGGGTGGGCCGGGCAAGGAGGAAGCTCCAGAGCTGGACGAGGCTGAGCTGGACTACCTCATGGACGTGCTGGTGGGCACACAGGCGCTGGAACGGCCACCGGGGCCGGGGCGCTGA